Within the Hypericibacter adhaerens genome, the region CCCGGGGCTCGACTACTGCAACCTCGCCAATGCCCGCTCGATCCCCGTGGCGCAGGCCATCAGCCGGCGCTTCGCCGATCTCGAGCGCCAGCACGAGATCGGCGAGCTCAGGATCAAGATGTCGGGCTGCATCAATGCCTGCGGCCATCACCATGTCGGCCATATCGGCATCCTCGGCGTCGACAAGAACGGCGAGGAGTTCTACCAGATCACGCTCGGCGGCAGCGCCGACGAGAAGGCGAGCCTCGGCAAGATCCTCGGTCCCTCGGTGCCGCGCGAGCAGGTCGCCGACGCGGTCGAGACCATCATCGACACCTATCTCGGATTGCGGAAGGACGGCGAGAAGTTCCTCGACACCTATCGCCGCGTCGGGATCGCCCCCTTCAAGGAGAAGCTCTATGCCACTGCTTAAACATGGCCGGGTCGTCGACGATCCCTGGCATCTCGTCGGCGACGACGACCCGCTGCCGGCGGAGGGTCCCGTTGTCGTCACGCTGAAGCGCTGGACGGCCGAACGCGAGGCGCTGCTCGCGCGCGGCTGGCCGCTGGGTGTCCGGCTCGAGCCCGCCGATCTCGTGGAAACGCTGGTACCCGACCTGGCGCGGCTCGAGCTGATCGAGGTCGATTTCCCGAAATTCAACGACGGGCGCGGCTACTCGACCGCGCGGCTGCTGCGCCAGCGCTACCGCTATGCGGGCGAGCTCCGGGCGGTGGGCCGCGTGCTGCGCGACCAGCTCCTCTATCTTCATCGCTGCGGCTTCGACGCTTTCGAGATCGCGCGCGAGGATGCGGTCGAGACCTGGATCAAGGCGGTCTCGGAGTTCGGCGCCTGGTATCAGCGCGGCGCCGACGACCGCCAGACGGTGAACGCGCTGCGGCATCGTCGCGCCTCCTAGGCGGCCCGTATAACCAGTTGATCTGAAGGGATATTAGCGGGGCGGCGCCCGGGGCGCGGCGCCATCCTCCCCCTCCCGGCCCGGGATGTTCCGTGCTAGGGTCGTTTCTGGCCCCAAGGGGTAGGAGTTTCCTTTCCGATGTCGACTCGAGCGGCGCGCGACGCCGCGCTCAAAGCCGTACCCTCTGCCGAACCGCGCAGCGTCACCATCCTGGGTTCCACCGGCTCCGTCGGCCGCAACACGGTCGACCTGATCCGGCGCGACCCCACCGCCTATCGCATCGAAGCCCTGACCGGCAGCGACAATGTCGCGCTCCTGGCCGAGCAGGCGCGCCTGCTCAAGCCGAAGCTGGCGGTGGTCGCCAATCCCGCGCGGTACGGCGAGCTGAAGGAGGCCCTGGCCGGCACGGGCACGGAACTGGCCGCCGGGCCTGAGGCCGTGACCGAAGCCGCCCAGCGCCCCGCCAAATGGGTGATGGCCTCGATCGTGGGCGCCGCCGGCCTGAAGCCGACGCTGGCGGCCGTGCGTCGCGGCGCCGTGATCGGGCTCGCCAACAAGGAGACGCTGGTCTGCGCCGGCGCCCTGATGATGGGCGAGGTCAAGCGCCACAAGGCGACGCTGCTTCCCGTCGATTCCGAGCACAGCGCCATCTTCCAGGTGTTCGAGACCGAGCGGCGCGAGGCGGTGGACCGCATCATCCTGACGGCCTCGGGCGGACCCTTCCGCACCGCGAGCCGCGAGGTGATGGAGAAGGCGACCCCGGCCCAGGCGGTGAAGCATCCGAACTGGAGCATGGGCGCCAAGATCTCGATCGATTCGGCGACCATGATGAACAAGGGCCTCGAGATCATCGAGGCCCAGCATCTCTTCAACATGCCCGAGGACCGCATCGAGGTGCTGGTCCACCCGCAGTCGGTGATCCATTCGATGGTCGCCTATGTGGACGGCTCGGTGCTGGCGCAGCTCGGCACGCCCGACATGCGCACGCCGATCGCGGTGGCGCTGGCCTGGCCCAAGCGCATGGGTTGCCCCGCCGAGCGGCTCGATTTCGCCAAGGTTTCGACCCTGACCTTCGAGGCGCCGGACGAGGTCCGCTTCCCGGCCCTGCGGCTGGCGCGCGAGGCGCTGCGCACCGGGGGCGGCGCACCCGTGGTGCTCAATGCCGCCAACGAGGTCGCCGTCCAGGCCTTCCTCGACGGGCGCATCGGCTTCCTCGACATCGCGGCGATCGTCGAAACCTGTCTCGACCGGGTCAATGCGGGCGGTGCCGTCGATCTCGAGGAGGTGGCGATGGCCGACCAGGCCTCGCGCGCCGAAGCCCGCCGCCAGGTGGAGAGCCGCGCGGCGGCGCGCTAGGGCCTCGGGATCCGGTGTCCTTGCTGTTCGGGATCGCCGCGCTCAGCCTCGCGGTCTGGATCTATCTCCTTCTGTTCCATGGCGGCTTCTGGCGCGCCCGCGAACGTCTGCCGCAGCAGCCCCCGGTTCCGGCGCGATGGCCTTCCGTGGTCGCCGTGCTGCCAGCCCGCGACGAGGCGGAGACGATCCAGGCGGTGCTGGAGCATCTGGTCGCGCAGGACTATCCCGGCCCCCTCTCGATCCTGCTCGTGGACGACAACAGCAGCGACGGCACCGGCACGATCGCGCAGGAGGTGGCGCGCCGGGCGCCTTCGGACCGTCCCGTCATCGTGGTCGATGGCGCTCCGCTGCCGGAAGGCTGGACCGGCAAGCTCTGGGCCCTGTCGCAGGGGGTCGCGCAAGGGCTCACCCTCGAGCCGCGGCCCGCGTTCTTCCTCTTCACCGACGCCGATATCGGCCATGGACCGCGGCAGCTGCGCCGGCTGGTGGCGCAGGCCGAAGCGTCCGGGTCCGATCTGGTCTCGCTGATGGCGCGCTTGCGCTGCGCCAGCTTCTGGGAGCGGCTGCTGATCCCGGCCTTCGTCTATTTCTTCCAGAAGCTCTATCCCTTCGCCTGGGCCAACGATCCGCGCCGCCGGACCGCGGCGGCGGCGGGCGGTTGCGTCTTGATCCGCGAGTCCGCGCTGGCGCGGATCGGCGGCATCGCCGCGATCCGCGGCAAGCTGATCGACGATTGCTCGCTCGCGCGCGCTGTCAAGGCCGCCGGCGGGCGCACCTGGCTCGGCCTCGCCGACGATACCGTCAGCCTGCGCGGCTACACGGAGCTGGGGCCGATCTGGAGCATGGTGGCGCGCTCTGCCTACACGCAGCTCCTGCATTCACCGTTGCTTCTGGTCGGCACCGTCATCGGCATGGCCCTGCTCTATCTGGCGCCGCCGCTGCTGGCGCTGACCTGGCCCTTGCATCGCGATGCGCCGGCGGGGCTTGCCGGCGCGCTCGCCTGGCTGCTCATGGCCGCTTCCTACGGGCCGATGCTGCGCTACTACGGGCGCTCGCCGGTCGAGGGGCTGCTGCTGCCGGTCGCGGGTTTCCTCTACACGGCGATGACGATCGATTCGGCGCGGCTCTATTACGGACGCGGCGGCAATCGCTGGAAGGGCCGCGATTATGGCCGCGCCGGCACGGCCAACCGTTCCGCCTCGTGACGATCTCCTGGCCAAGCGTCGCGCGAGCCGCTAGGTAGGGCCGATGAAAAGCGGCGGCATGACGAACGCGGTCGAGACCCCGTCGGGCAAGGGATCCGGCGATGAGAATTTTCCGGTGGGGTCGTTCCTGCTGCCGGCGCAGTTGCGCCCGCATGTGGCGCGCTACTACGCCTTCGCGCGCACCATCGACGACATTGCCGACAATCCCGATCTGGCGCCGGAGGAGAAGATCCGCCGGCTCGACGGTTTCGCCCGCGCGCTCGAGACCGGCGAGGGCGGCCCGGACTATGCCAAGGCCCTCAGCCTTCGCGCGAGCATGGCCGAGACCGGCGTTCCCTTCCGCCATGGCACCGACCTCACGATCGCCTTCAAGCAGGACGCGGTGAAGCTGCGCTATCGCGACTGGGACGATCTCATGGGCTATTGCAACAACTCGGCCGCCCCGGTCGGCCGCTATCTGGTCGACCTTCATGGCGAGGGGACGCGCTGCTATCCGGCCTCGGACGCGCTCTGCAACGCGCTCCAGGTGCTCAATCACCTGCAGGACTGCCAGAAGGATTATCGCGCGCTCGACCGCGTCTATCTGCCCGAACCCTGGCTGATCGAGGCGGGCGGCGCCATCGCCGATCTCGAGGGCAGCCGCTCGACGCCGGCCCTGCGGCGCGTGATCGATCGCTGCCTCGAAGGCACCGCCGAGCTGGTGCGCCAGGCGCGGCCGCTGCCCGACCTCTTCCGCAGCCGGCGCTTCGCGATGGAAGCGGCCTTCATCTGGCGCATCGCCGACCGGCTGCTCCGGGAACTGCAGCGGCGCGATCCCGTCGCCGAGCGGGTGCAACTGACCAAGGGACAGTTCGCGGCCGCCGGGCTCTGGGGCGTGGCGCTGGTCCTGCGCACCCCGCGCCCGCGCTCCTTTCAGGGTGGGTAAGGCCGCTTTGAGGCCTCGGCCAGTGCCTAGAGATCGGCGCGAGGGCCGATGAACGCGATCAGAGGGCCGATATCGCCCCGATCCGCAGCTCGCAGCGCGGCGATGTACGCCGTTCTTCGCTCGCCTATCTGCCCGAGATCACGCCCGCCAGCCCAATCGATCGGCGGGGCGCCATGGATGCGGGTGAGCATCGCGTCCGCCATGATGCGGGCGTGCCTGCCATTGCCGTTGGGAAACGGGTGAATCTGAACCAGCCGGTGATGGAACCTGACCGCCGCCTCCGAGGCGGGATAGGTTTCATGAGCGGCCCAGTATCGCGCGTCATCCATCAGGGTGCGGAGCTCCACCCTGATATGGATCGGGTCGATGCCGATGTTCTTGCCGGTCCGTCGGAACGAGCCCGCCCAATCCCAGACTTCGCCGAACAATCTTTCATGAAGTGCTGCGGCAAAGGCGTCCGTGAGCACCTCGCCACGATAGCGTGCGAGCCAACGCATGCCGGATTCGATATTGGCCTGCTCGAGCTCGTCGAGTTCCTCGCGCGTGGTGACATGTTTGAACTTCAAGCCACCGAGCTCGTTCGGGTCGAGCGGCGTCGCTCCGTCCGGGTACTCCATGGCATCTGTTACTTGTCGTTCCAGAGATCGGGGGGCATCTCCCGTGCAATCTCGCGGGTGAGGCGATCGACTTCCTGTGCGATTTTGTCATTCGGTAGGGCTTGGCCTTCCAGGGCCATGTGAGTGCTGGCCATGCCGACAAGGGCCAGGGCCTTTTTCCGAGCCTGAGCGGTAATGACGTCGTCGATGCGCTTTTCGGGGACGATGGCATAGACGAAACGGCATCCCATGGCTTCGGCGGCGGCCTTCATGGACTTCAGGGTCGCACCGCCGCCCAGTTCGGCATGCTCGGCCTGCGCGATGCGGGCTCGCGTGACGCCGATCTTTCTCGCGAGCTGAGCCCCGGACATCCCGAGCGCCTTGCGCACCGTCCTTAGCCAGCCTTCGAGAGGCACCTGCAGATCGGCGTGACGGGCGGCGTTATCGACGATGCGCCGATATTGCTGCCGAGCGATGGCCTTGGCTGTCATGTTGCCCTACCGATTGGAGCTTGCGGTCTTGTCTATTTATAAGCATACACAATTATACAATATGTCAATTTATAAGTTGACATAATGACTCTAATTGTCAACTTTAAGATTAACATATTGATGCAGGGGCGACGTTCTGTACGCCACAACCTGTCTATCGAGCGCGGCTCCACCAAGTGTGGTGCTTGGGGCACTCCGGCGCCGGCACCATTCGAAAGCTTTCTGGGAATTCCCTGGCGGCCGGTGCCGCCTTTGCAGGTCATTGAAATGACGAAAGCAATTGAGTTTCGTGACAAGGATGCGCTGGGCTATTCTCCCGCCCGGCAAAGGTGAAAGCGGGTTTCCCTCCTGATGGCGGATCAGGCGACAGAGACATGGCGGACGGATGACGCCGACCGCGCCGAGATGGCGGAACGGGTCGAGCGGTCCGGCACGTCCTTCTACTGGTCGATGCGGCTGCTGCCGCGCGCCAAGCGCGAGGCCATGTTCGCGATCTATGCCTTCTGCCGCGCGGTGGACGACATCGCCGACGAGCCGGCGCCGCTCGAGAGCAAGCAGGCGGGCCTCGCCGAATGGCGCGCCGAGATCGAGCGCCTCTATGCCGGCCGACCGACCCACGCGGTGGCGCGCGCGCTGGTCGATCCGGTCCGTCGCTTCGCGCTCCGCCGCGAGGATTTCCTGGCCGTGATCGACGGCTGCGAGATGGACGCGCATGGGCCGGTGGTGGCGCCCGACTGGTCCACCTTGCGGCTCTATTGCGCCCGGGTCGCCGGCGCCGTGGGCCATCTCTCGGTGCATGTGTTCGGGGCGCCCGACCGCCAGGGCTACAAGCTGGCGGCGGCGCTGGGCGAGGCGGTGCAGCTCACCAACCTCTTGCGCGACGTGGCCGAGGATGCGCGCGATGGAAGGCTCTATCTGCCGCGCGAGCTGCTGCAGCGCCATAGCGTGCCGCCGCTGCCGGCCTCGGCGCTGGCCCATCCGGCGCTGCCGCTGGTCTGTCTCGATGTGGCGAAGGTCGCGGAGACCCGCTTCGCCGAGGCGGCCGAAGCCTTGCGCGTGCTGCCGCATCGCGCCATGACGCCCGCGCGTATCATCGAGGGCATCTATCATCGCCTGCTGGCCCGGCTCACGGCCGAGGGTTTCCGCCGTCTCGAGCCCAAGATGCGTCTCTCCAAGGGCGAGAAGCTGCGCATCGCGCTGGCGCGGCTGGTGTGGTGACAGACGTGGCGTCCGAGCGCGGCACCGTTCATGTGGTGGGCGCGGGCCTGGCGGGCCTCAGCGCCGCGCTGCGGCTGGCCGAGGCGGGCGAGCGGGTCGTGCTGCACGAGGCCGCGAACCATGCCGGCGGGCGCTGCCGCTCCTACGAGGATCGCGAACTCGGGCGGCGCATCGACAACGGCAATCACCTGCTCTTCAGCGCCAACCGCGCGGCGCTCGATTTCCTGACCGCGATCGGCGCGCGCGACAGCCTGATCGAACAGGCGGAGCCGGTCTTTCCCTATCTCGATCTGGCGACCGGCGCGCGCTTCACGCTCAGGCCCAATGCGGGACGCATCCCCTGGTGGCTGTTCTCGACCCGCCGGCGCGTGCCGGGCAGCCGTCTCCGCGATTATGCCGTGCTCTGGCGCCTGATGCGGGCGACGCGCCGTGACACGGTGGCGGCGCTGGCGCCGGCCGACGGGCCGGTCTATCGCGCCCTGGTGGAGCCTTTGTCGGTGGCCGTGCTCAACACCGCGCCTGAGGAAGGCTCGGCCTGGCTCCTCGGCCGCATGCTGGGCCTGAGCTTCGCCAAGGGCGGCCAGGATTGCCGCGCGCTCATCGTGCGCGAAGGCCTGTCGGAAAGCTTCATCGAGCCGGCGCTGCGGCGCCTCGCGGCGCTGGGTGTCGAGACGCGCTTCGCAACCAGGCTGCGCAGCCTGACCCTTGAAGGCACTCGCGTCGTAGCCTTGCAATTCAATGCCGCCACCGTCGCGCTGGGGCCGGCCGATCGCCTGGTGCTGGCGGTGCCGGCCCCGGTCGCGGCGTCGCTGCTGCCGGATCTGGCCGCGCCGACCGAGATGCGGGCGATCGTCAATGCCCATTACCGCTTGAAGCGGCCTTACCTGCCGGCCAACGGCGTTCCCTTCCTGGCCCTCCTGGGCGGCACCGCGCACTGGGTCTTCTTCCGGGGCGATGTGGCGAGCGTCACCGTCAGTGCCGCCGATGCGCTGGCCGACGAGCCGGCCGAGGCGCTGGCGCCGCGTCTCTGGGCCGATGTCGCGGCGGCGATGGGCGAGCCTAAGGCGCCCCTGCCGGCCTGGCGCATCGTCAAGGAGAAGCAGGCGACCTTCGCCCAGACGCCGGCCCAGATCGCACGGCGCCCCGCGGCGGCGGGGCGGCTTGACAATCTGTGGCTCGCGGGCGATTGGACCGACACCGGGCTGCCGGCCACGATCGAGGGCGCCATCCGCTCCGGCGTGACGGCGGCCGCTCTCGCCGCCGGCGCTGCCGCGGTGCCGGACCGCCGGGCGAAGACCGCGTCGGCGGCGTCGACGGGACCCCTCGCCAGCCTCATGACGCCGCCGCCAGTCGCCGAAATTTCGGCGCTCGGCGCCGTGCCCGCCGCGAACTGATCACGGGATGGACGACAGAACGCCCCAATCCACCTTGCCGCCGCTGGGCACGTCGTCGGACGAAACGGGCCCGGCCTCGGCGCGCCTCGATCCCACGCTGCTGGGCCGCGTCGACGGCATCGTCGCCGCGCAGACCGCGGCGCTGTTCGGCCTGCAGCAGCGGGATGGCGAATGGTGCTTCGAGCTCGAGGCGGACGCCACGATCCCGGCCGAATACATCCTGCTCGAGCATTTCCTCGACGAGATCGACGAGCCTCTGGAGCAGGACTTGGCGCGCTATCTGCGGCGCATCCAGGGCAGCCATGGCGGCTGGCCGCTGTTCCACGAGGGCGACCTCAATATCAGCGCCTCGGTCAAGGCCTATTACGCGCTGAAGCTCGCGGGCGACGATATCGAGGCGCCGCATATGCGCCGTGCCCGCGAGGCGATCCTGGCCCGTGGCGGCGCCGCGCGCGCGAATGTCTTCACCCGCATGGCGCTCGCGCTTTTCGAGCAGGTGCCCTGGCGCGCGGTGCCGGTGATGCCGGTCGAGATCATGATCCTGCCGAAATGGTTCCCGTTCCATCTCGACAAGGTCGCCTACTGGTCGCGCACGGTGATCGCACCGCTCCTGGTGCTCATGGCCAAGCGCCCGCGCGCCCGCAATCCCAAGCGCGTCCATATCCGCGAGCTCTTCGTCACGCCGCCCGAGGCGGAGCGCCATTACCTGGTCAACCCGACCGGCAAATGGATCGGCGAGGCCTTCCTCTGGCTCGACCGCGTCCTGCGCCTGGTCGAGCCGCATTTCCCGGCTGCGATGCGAAAGCGCGCGATCCAGCGCGCGGTCGACTTCATCGTGCCGCGCCTCAATGGCGATGACGGGCTGGGCGCCATCTTTCCGGCCATGGCCAATGCGGTGATGGCGTTCGACACGCTGGGCTACCCCAAGGACCATCCGCACCGCGCGATCGCCATGGCCTCGGTCCGCAAGCTCCTGGTGAAGAACGAGCGCGAGGGCTACTGCCAGCCCTGTCTGTCGCCGATCTGGGACACGGGGCTCGCCTGGCATGCGCTGATGGAAGCGGGCGCCGGCGGCACCGATCCCAAATTCGACAAGACCGTCGACTGGCTGCTCGAGCGCCAGATCCTCGATGTCCGCGGCGACTGGACCTCGCGCCGGCCCGATGTGCGGCCGGGCGGCTGGGCCTTCCAGTATCGCAACGCGCATTATCCCGACGTCGACGACACGGCGGTCGTCGGCATGGCGCTGGCGCGCTCGGGGCGCGCCGCCACCGATCCCCGCATCCAGGCGGCGCTCGACCGCGCCACCGAGTGGCTGATCGGCATGCAGAGCAAGAACGGCGGCTGGGGCGCCTTCGATGCCGACAACACGCATTATTATCTGAACCATATCCCCTTCGCCGATCACGGGGCGCTGCTCGATCCGCCGACCGAGGACGTGACCGCGCGCGTGCTGAGCTACCTGGCGCAGATCGGCCATGGCCGCGACCATCCTGCCGTGGCGCGCGCCATCGACTATCTCAAGCGCGAGCAGCAGCCGGACGGTTCCTGGTTCGGACGTTGGGGCACCAACTACATCTACGGCACCTGGTCGGTGCTCTGCGCCCTCAATATCGTGGGCGAGGACATGCAGGCGCCCTATATCCGCCGCGCCGTCGCCTGGCTCAAGTCGCGCCAGCGCGAAGACGGCGGCTGGGGCGAGGACGGCGCCACCTACTGGCAGGAGCGCCGGGCGGAGGCGAAGGAATCGACGCCCTCCCAGACCGCCTGGGCGGCGCTGGCGCTGATGGCGACGGGCGATGTCGAGGATCCCGCGGTGCGCCGCGGCGTCGATTACCTGCTCGCCGCACCGCGCGAAGGCGCGCGCTGGACCGAGCCCTGGTTCACGGCCGTGGGTTTTCCGCGCGTCTTCTATCTGCGCTATCACGGCTACGCGGCCTATTTCCCGCTCTGGGCGCTGGCCCGCTACGGCAATCTCCTGCGCGCCAATGAGCGGACTGTAAAGTGGGGGATGTAGGAATCCGACCGACGTTTGGGTGAAAGAGAAAAGACACCTCTTGCCTCACTTTCTTCCCCTCCCCCCTTGTGTACAGACCGGGGACATCGAGGACAGGTGTTCGGGGACATCGAGGACACCCTGATCCGACTGAGGTCGGAGAAGGGGAACCTGGATGCCGTGGGGGTCTGCCTTGGATCGTCGAGTGGAATTTGTCCGTCTGGCGCAAGCGCCGGGGTGCAATTTCAGCGAGCTGTGCCGTCGCTTTGGCGTAAGCCGGTCGGACGGTTACAAGTGGCTGAGGCGCTTCGAGGCGGAGGGAGCGCCTGGGCTCCAGGAGCGTTCGCGCCGGCCGCGGTCGAGCCCTGGCCGGACGCCGGGCGAGCTGGAGGCCGAGGTGCTGGCGGTGCGCGCGGAGCACCCGGCGTGGGGTGGGCGGAAGATCCGCAAGGTGCTGCAGCGCGAGGGCCGGGACGCGCCGGCCGCCTCGACGGTGACGGCGATCTTGCGCCGGCACGGCAAGCTGGATGGGCCTGGCGCCGGCGAGGCCAGGGACTGGGTGCGCTTCGAGCACGAAGCGCCCAACGATCTCTGGCAGATGGACTTCAAGGGCCACTTCGCCTTGGGGACCGGTCGCTGCCACCCGCTCACCGTGCTGGACGACCACTCCCGCTATGCGCTGGCGATCGGCGCCTGCGGCGACGAACGAGAGACGACCGTGCGCGAGCGTCTCACCGGGGTGTTCCGCCGCTACGGCCTGCCGCTGCGCCTGCTGGCCGACAACGGTGCACCCTGGGGCACAGCAGGCCCGGAGCGCCACACCCGGCTCACCGTCTGGCTCATGGATCTGGGCGTGGGCGTCTGCCATGGCCGGCCCTACCACCCTCAGACCCAGGGCAAGGACGAGCGCTTCCACCGCACGCTGAAGGCCGAACTGCTGGACAGATGGCCGCTCCAGGACCTGGCCGGCGCCCAGGCCGCCTTCGACCACTGGCGCGAGGTCTACAACGCCAAGCGTCCGCACGAGGCCCTCGGCCTGGAACCCCCGGCCTCGCGCTACCGGATGAGCCCCCGGCCCATGCCCGAGCGGATCGACCCGCCCGAATACGAGCCCCAGGCCCAGCTCCGCAAGGTGCACGACACCGGCTGGATCAGCTTCAAGGGCCGTCAGATCAACTGCTCGAAGGCCTTCGTCGGTCGGCGCCTGGCGTTGCGCGCCACTACCACCGACGGTGTCTTCGATCTCTGCTACCGAAGCCACGTGCTGTCGCAGGTCGACCTGCGACAGCACATCACTCATACTGTCCTCGATGTCCCCGAACGGGTGTCCTCGATGTCCCCGGTCTGAACACCTTGAGGGGGAGGTTAGGGTGGGGGGTGATCGAAGAACGCGGTGTCGGAAGAGCTTTCCGCAGTGCGAACATGATCCGCATCGAGCCCGTGGCCACCCCCCACCCCAGCCTCCCCCTCAAGGGGGGAGGGGAAGAAAAGAAATGGTGGAACCTCGACGCCCGGCCCTGAAGAGCACGGCCGCTCCTAGCGCCGCCATTCCCGCTCACCACCACCTCGGCTTCGTCGTCGGCTTCGCCGCCGAGGCGCGTCTGCTCCTGCGGCGCTTTCCGGCCGCCGCGGGTTCGGTCGAGATCGCGGGCGCCGATGCGGGGCGCGCGGAGAAAGCGGCCCAGGCCTTGATCGGGCGCGGCTGCGACGGGCTGGTCAGCCTGGGCTATTGCGGGGCGCTTCTGGCGCGGATGGCGCCCGGCACCATCCTTCTCGCCGAGAGCATCGTCATGCCCGACGGCAAGACCGCCGGCTGCGACGACGATCTGGTGGCGGCCCTGGCGGGCGCGCTGGCGGCGGCGAAGCTCTCCTATCACCTCTGCTCGATCGCCGGCAGCGACCAGGCCGTGGCGACCGCCGCCGACAAGGCGCGGCTGGCCCTGGGCACCGAGGCGCATGCCGTCGACATGGAAAGCCACGGCGTCATGCGCGCCACGGCCGGAGCGGGCCGGCCGATGGCGGCGCTCAGGGTCGTGCTCGATCCGGCGGAGCGCGATCTGCCGCGGGCGGCCCTGGTGGCGCTGGGACCCGATGGCGGGCTTCGCCTGGGCGCGCTGATGGGGGCGCTGCTGCGCCGCCCCGGCGAGATTTTGGGATTGCTGGCGCTGGCGCGCGATGCGCGCCGCGCGCGGGCGAGCCTAGGCCGCGCTGCTGCGGCGCTCGCCCGGGGCCTTGGCTGAGGTTTCCTTCTCGGCCTGGAACTTGTCCATGTTGTGCCTGAGCTGGCGCTCGAACACGAACT harbors:
- the shc gene encoding squalene--hopene cyclase, with the translated sequence MDDRTPQSTLPPLGTSSDETGPASARLDPTLLGRVDGIVAAQTAALFGLQQRDGEWCFELEADATIPAEYILLEHFLDEIDEPLEQDLARYLRRIQGSHGGWPLFHEGDLNISASVKAYYALKLAGDDIEAPHMRRAREAILARGGAARANVFTRMALALFEQVPWRAVPVMPVEIMILPKWFPFHLDKVAYWSRTVIAPLLVLMAKRPRARNPKRVHIRELFVTPPEAERHYLVNPTGKWIGEAFLWLDRVLRLVEPHFPAAMRKRAIQRAVDFIVPRLNGDDGLGAIFPAMANAVMAFDTLGYPKDHPHRAIAMASVRKLLVKNEREGYCQPCLSPIWDTGLAWHALMEAGAGGTDPKFDKTVDWLLERQILDVRGDWTSRRPDVRPGGWAFQYRNAHYPDVDDTAVVGMALARSGRAATDPRIQAALDRATEWLIGMQSKNGGWGAFDADNTHYYLNHIPFADHGALLDPPTEDVTARVLSYLAQIGHGRDHPAVARAIDYLKREQQPDGSWFGRWGTNYIYGTWSVLCALNIVGEDMQAPYIRRAVAWLKSRQREDGGWGEDGATYWQERRAEAKESTPSQTAWAALALMATGDVEDPAVRRGVDYLLAAPREGARWTEPWFTAVGFPRVFYLRYHGYAAYFPLWALARYGNLLRANERTVKWGM
- a CDS encoding DUF934 domain-containing protein; protein product: MPLLKHGRVVDDPWHLVGDDDPLPAEGPVVVTLKRWTAEREALLARGWPLGVRLEPADLVETLVPDLARLELIEVDFPKFNDGRGYSTARLLRQRYRYAGELRAVGRVLRDQLLYLHRCGFDAFEIAREDAVETWIKAVSEFGAWYQRGADDRQTVNALRHRRAS
- the hpnC gene encoding squalene synthase HpnC; this encodes MTNAVETPSGKGSGDENFPVGSFLLPAQLRPHVARYYAFARTIDDIADNPDLAPEEKIRRLDGFARALETGEGGPDYAKALSLRASMAETGVPFRHGTDLTIAFKQDAVKLRYRDWDDLMGYCNNSAAPVGRYLVDLHGEGTRCYPASDALCNALQVLNHLQDCQKDYRALDRVYLPEPWLIEAGGAIADLEGSRSTPALRRVIDRCLEGTAELVRQARPLPDLFRSRRFAMEAAFIWRIADRLLRELQRRDPVAERVQLTKGQFAAAGLWGVALVLRTPRPRSFQGG
- the hpnD gene encoding presqualene diphosphate synthase HpnD, whose protein sequence is MADQATETWRTDDADRAEMAERVERSGTSFYWSMRLLPRAKREAMFAIYAFCRAVDDIADEPAPLESKQAGLAEWRAEIERLYAGRPTHAVARALVDPVRRFALRREDFLAVIDGCEMDAHGPVVAPDWSTLRLYCARVAGAVGHLSVHVFGAPDRQGYKLAAALGEAVQLTNLLRDVAEDARDGRLYLPRELLQRHSVPPLPASALAHPALPLVCLDVAKVAETRFAEAAEALRVLPHRAMTPARIIEGIYHRLLARLTAEGFRRLEPKMRLSKGEKLRIALARLVW
- a CDS encoding glycosyltransferase — protein: MSLLFGIAALSLAVWIYLLLFHGGFWRARERLPQQPPVPARWPSVVAVLPARDEAETIQAVLEHLVAQDYPGPLSILLVDDNSSDGTGTIAQEVARRAPSDRPVIVVDGAPLPEGWTGKLWALSQGVAQGLTLEPRPAFFLFTDADIGHGPRQLRRLVAQAEASGSDLVSLMARLRCASFWERLLIPAFVYFFQKLYPFAWANDPRRRTAAAAGGCVLIRESALARIGGIAAIRGKLIDDCSLARAVKAAGGRTWLGLADDTVSLRGYTELGPIWSMVARSAYTQLLHSPLLLVGTVIGMALLYLAPPLLALTWPLHRDAPAGLAGALAWLLMAASYGPMLRYYGRSPVEGLLLPVAGFLYTAMTIDSARLYYGRGGNRWKGRDYGRAGTANRSAS
- a CDS encoding mobile mystery protein B; this translates as MEYPDGATPLDPNELGGLKFKHVTTREELDELEQANIESGMRWLARYRGEVLTDAFAAALHERLFGEVWDWAGSFRRTGKNIGIDPIHIRVELRTLMDDARYWAAHETYPASEAAVRFHHRLVQIHPFPNGNGRHARIMADAMLTRIHGAPPIDWAGGRDLGQIGERRTAYIAALRAADRGDIGPLIAFIGPRADL
- a CDS encoding mobile mystery protein A — its product is MTAKAIARQQYRRIVDNAARHADLQVPLEGWLRTVRKALGMSGAQLARKIGVTRARIAQAEHAELGGGATLKSMKAAAEAMGCRFVYAIVPEKRIDDVITAQARKKALALVGMASTHMALEGQALPNDKIAQEVDRLTREIAREMPPDLWNDK
- a CDS encoding 1-deoxy-D-xylulose-5-phosphate reductoisomerase, which gives rise to MSTRAARDAALKAVPSAEPRSVTILGSTGSVGRNTVDLIRRDPTAYRIEALTGSDNVALLAEQARLLKPKLAVVANPARYGELKEALAGTGTELAAGPEAVTEAAQRPAKWVMASIVGAAGLKPTLAAVRRGAVIGLANKETLVCAGALMMGEVKRHKATLLPVDSEHSAIFQVFETERREAVDRIILTASGGPFRTASREVMEKATPAQAVKHPNWSMGAKISIDSATMMNKGLEIIEAQHLFNMPEDRIEVLVHPQSVIHSMVAYVDGSVLAQLGTPDMRTPIAVALAWPKRMGCPAERLDFAKVSTLTFEAPDEVRFPALRLAREALRTGGGAPVVLNAANEVAVQAFLDGRIGFLDIAAIVETCLDRVNAGGAVDLEEVAMADQASRAEARRQVESRAAAR
- the hpnE gene encoding hydroxysqualene dehydroxylase HpnE; this translates as MASERGTVHVVGAGLAGLSAALRLAEAGERVVLHEAANHAGGRCRSYEDRELGRRIDNGNHLLFSANRAALDFLTAIGARDSLIEQAEPVFPYLDLATGARFTLRPNAGRIPWWLFSTRRRVPGSRLRDYAVLWRLMRATRRDTVAALAPADGPVYRALVEPLSVAVLNTAPEEGSAWLLGRMLGLSFAKGGQDCRALIVREGLSESFIEPALRRLAALGVETRFATRLRSLTLEGTRVVALQFNAATVALGPADRLVLAVPAPVAASLLPDLAAPTEMRAIVNAHYRLKRPYLPANGVPFLALLGGTAHWVFFRGDVASVTVSAADALADEPAEALAPRLWADVAAAMGEPKAPLPAWRIVKEKQATFAQTPAQIARRPAAAGRLDNLWLAGDWTDTGLPATIEGAIRSGVTAAALAAGAAAVPDRRAKTASAASTGPLASLMTPPPVAEISALGAVPAAN